The following are encoded in a window of Pseudomonas multiresinivorans genomic DNA:
- a CDS encoding molecular chaperone, with protein MFSNRLRGALLGLALLAGANAHAGVTAERTRVIFDEGQREASLALANQNPYPVIVQTWIDDGELESSPETAQAPIMPLPPVFRLNPGQQRSLRLLHTGEKLPTDRESLYWLNLYEIPPQSNEPLAEGQSRLTVTLRTQMKVIYRPHSLAKDAEEAPRQLVFRRAGNAVQVENPTAYFITLAGAEVRQGNTGSPLPAELLPPFSQRTLSPRQGLPANAGEVRYLWIDDGGNSQQGEAELR; from the coding sequence GTGTTCAGTAACCGTCTGCGCGGCGCCCTGCTCGGCCTGGCGCTGCTGGCCGGCGCCAATGCCCATGCCGGCGTCACCGCCGAACGCACGCGGGTGATCTTCGATGAAGGCCAGCGCGAAGCCTCCCTTGCGCTGGCCAACCAGAACCCCTATCCGGTCATCGTGCAAACCTGGATCGACGACGGCGAACTTGAATCCAGCCCGGAAACCGCCCAGGCGCCGATCATGCCGCTGCCGCCGGTCTTCCGCCTGAACCCCGGCCAGCAGCGCAGCCTGCGCCTGCTCCATACCGGGGAAAAACTCCCCACGGATCGCGAGTCGCTGTACTGGCTCAACCTCTATGAGATTCCACCGCAATCCAACGAGCCCTTGGCCGAAGGGCAGTCGCGCCTGACCGTCACGCTGCGCACCCAGATGAAGGTCATCTACCGGCCGCACTCGCTGGCAAAAGACGCTGAAGAGGCTCCGCGCCAGCTGGTTTTCCGGCGGGCCGGCAATGCGGTGCAGGTGGAAAATCCCACCGCCTACTTCATCACCCTCGCCGGCGCCGAAGTACGCCAGGGCAACACAGGCTCGCCGCTGCCGGCCGAACTGCTCCCGCCGTTTTCGCAGCGCACGCTGTCGCCCAGGCAAGGCTTGCCGGCGAACGCTGGAGAGGTGCGTTACCTGTGGATCGACGATGGCGGGAACAGCCAGCAGGGCGAGGCCGAGCTGCGCTGA
- a CDS encoding response regulator, which yields MEKVRVALADDHPIVLMGVREVIERDDRFEVIGEAHNSSELVALYREQRPAIVITDYNMPGDQTYGDGIKLIEYLLRNFPETRILILTMLSNPLILSSLYDLGVSGVILKNGDLNEILVALKALSQDRIYRGPGMQSSNSVMASGDDVEGRIASLSVKEYEVLRHFVSGMSVRDIALLLNRSVKTVSAQKISAMRKLDVDTDQSLLTFCVMANLFQ from the coding sequence ATGGAAAAAGTCAGAGTGGCATTAGCGGACGACCATCCCATCGTCCTGATGGGCGTTCGCGAGGTGATCGAACGGGATGATCGCTTCGAGGTGATCGGCGAGGCGCACAACTCCAGCGAGCTGGTGGCCCTGTACCGCGAGCAGCGCCCGGCCATCGTCATCACCGACTACAACATGCCGGGCGACCAGACCTATGGCGACGGCATCAAGCTGATCGAGTACCTGCTGCGTAACTTTCCCGAAACGCGCATCCTGATCCTCACCATGCTGTCCAATCCGCTGATCCTCTCCAGCCTCTACGATCTGGGGGTGTCGGGGGTGATCCTGAAGAACGGTGACCTCAACGAGATCCTCGTGGCGCTCAAGGCGCTGTCGCAGGACCGCATCTACCGTGGGCCGGGGATGCAGTCCTCGAACAGCGTGATGGCCAGCGGGGACGACGTGGAGGGTCGGATCGCCAGCCTGTCGGTGAAGGAGTACGAGGTGCTGCGCCATTTCGTATCGGGGATGAGCGTGCGCGACATCGCCCTGCTCCTGAACCGCAGCGTGAAGACCGTGAGCGCGCAGAAGATATCCGCCATGCGCAAGCTGGACGTGGATACCGACCAGTCACTGCTGACGTTCTGCGTGATGGCCAATCTGTTTCAGTAA
- a CDS encoding hybrid sensor histidine kinase/response regulator, which translates to MKDHDNGSIRKLASTSLRLNVVLLGAVFLALMLVGACYWALGRVVQEERDKVLFHFTRLVGDIHEHEAFLARIAQQSDESTQREDLNVIPLQRRMLAREKGMEIHEGREFSFAMPFTLAQQVRHIGPQEKPGPFSFGVMLANFYSSYWSTSVFPSPQVLVIDLRGPTSLAVPSIGNFRGQRPLTRRSYLTVIDQVRHRLEIRQPERGDTQVHWAQAESYTGGPGRELLGFVSVDLPDKLWWDSDLDRQVVAVSLLNLDRINDFEQILERPVFDELELISPNGRVLIDSVGAAGDYDEGLNLSADGMVFKVHSGGESGWTALYRLSYASFFRYAKWQFLGGLALVIGSLAGGWFAIGWYSRRVIKPARRAHLEIVESDAFSRAVIQTAPVALCVLRHGSHQVVMQNRLAEQWLGDADAITRISRDWDLSGRVGEGSGELVFEVEGRALHASFAPTRYRGENVVLCAFNDISAHKQAQQMLADAKLSADAASEAKSVFLATMSHEIRTPLYGVLGTLELLGLTELTHQQRDYLATIQRSSSTLLQLISDILDVSKIEAGQMALEVVEFNPLELSEDVVAGYAAVAGGKELQLYACIDANTPGLVRGDAARIRQILANLLSNALKFTDIGRVVLRLRIVADESGETALQWQVTDTGIGMSDAQQQRLFEPFYQAHGHEHTVSGTGLGLSICARLSQLMGGQLRVVSETGLGSSFTFTLALPVLERAQPLADSAPLLPQPVYVRAPVKELAQNLAAWIDGWGGSALVQEELPADTPSGAVLLDLLEAGSEPLWSGPRVCALAEAGAQPMASALGWEVSLYHLAGIAQALRLAQQGGAGQTRQPPRAARLGKLGLRVLVAEDNPINQALLKEQLEELGCRVTLTSNGREALQRWAPGAFDALLTDVNMPIMNGYELVGELRRHDSWLPIIGVTANALREEGERCMAVGMNAWLVKPMSLRTLHDGLLKVCGCAAAQPSESEVHAESPAQDRIQVSEKMRDLFLRTMRQDMQGVTDALHGNDLATVRQQVHRLRGALAVVQAHGLSDACGAVEEALIAQPAGPELSAAVTTLMGRIEVALASL; encoded by the coding sequence ATGAAGGACCACGACAACGGCTCGATTCGTAAACTGGCCAGTACTTCTCTGCGCCTGAACGTTGTGCTGCTGGGCGCCGTTTTCCTTGCCCTGATGCTGGTGGGCGCCTGCTACTGGGCGCTCGGCCGGGTGGTGCAGGAAGAGCGCGACAAGGTGCTTTTCCACTTCACTCGCCTGGTGGGCGATATCCACGAACATGAAGCTTTCCTGGCGCGCATCGCCCAGCAGAGCGATGAATCCACCCAGCGCGAAGACCTGAACGTCATTCCCTTGCAACGACGCATGCTGGCCCGCGAGAAGGGCATGGAAATCCACGAGGGGCGTGAATTTTCCTTCGCCATGCCCTTCACCCTGGCGCAGCAGGTGCGCCACATCGGGCCGCAGGAAAAGCCGGGGCCGTTCTCCTTCGGGGTGATGCTGGCGAACTTCTACAGCAGCTACTGGAGCACCTCCGTGTTCCCTTCGCCCCAGGTGCTGGTGATCGATCTGCGCGGGCCGACCAGCCTGGCGGTGCCCTCCATTGGCAACTTCCGAGGCCAGCGCCCGCTGACCCGACGCAGTTACCTGACGGTGATCGATCAGGTGCGCCATCGCCTGGAAATTCGCCAGCCGGAGCGCGGCGATACCCAGGTGCACTGGGCCCAGGCGGAGTCCTATACGGGCGGGCCGGGGCGTGAGTTGCTCGGTTTCGTCAGTGTCGATCTGCCGGACAAGCTCTGGTGGGATTCCGACCTGGATCGCCAGGTGGTCGCGGTGTCCCTGCTCAACCTGGATCGCATCAACGACTTCGAGCAGATTCTCGAGCGCCCGGTGTTCGACGAACTGGAGCTGATCTCGCCCAATGGCCGGGTGTTGATTGACTCGGTGGGCGCGGCGGGGGACTACGACGAAGGCTTGAACCTGAGCGCCGACGGCATGGTGTTCAAGGTGCACAGCGGCGGAGAGAGCGGCTGGACCGCACTTTACCGCCTCAGCTATGCGAGCTTCTTCCGCTACGCCAAGTGGCAGTTCCTCGGTGGTCTGGCGCTTGTCATCGGTAGCCTCGCCGGCGGCTGGTTCGCCATTGGCTGGTACTCGCGGCGGGTGATCAAACCGGCGCGCCGGGCGCATCTGGAGATAGTGGAGAGCGACGCCTTCAGCCGCGCGGTGATCCAGACCGCGCCGGTAGCGCTCTGCGTGCTGCGCCACGGCAGCCACCAGGTGGTGATGCAGAACCGCCTGGCCGAACAGTGGCTGGGCGACGCCGATGCCATCACCCGCATCAGCCGCGACTGGGACCTGAGCGGCAGGGTTGGTGAGGGCAGTGGCGAGCTGGTCTTCGAGGTGGAAGGCCGCGCCCTGCACGCCAGCTTTGCGCCGACCCGTTACCGAGGCGAGAACGTGGTGCTCTGTGCCTTCAACGACATCAGTGCGCACAAGCAGGCGCAGCAGATGCTGGCCGATGCCAAACTCTCGGCGGATGCCGCCAGCGAGGCGAAATCGGTATTCCTCGCCACCATGAGCCACGAAATCCGCACGCCGCTCTACGGGGTGCTGGGCACCCTGGAGCTGCTCGGGCTGACCGAGTTGACCCATCAGCAGCGTGATTATCTCGCCACCATCCAGCGCTCGTCCTCGACCCTGCTGCAGTTGATCAGCGACATCCTCGACGTGTCCAAGATCGAGGCCGGGCAGATGGCCCTGGAGGTGGTGGAATTCAACCCGCTGGAGCTGTCCGAGGATGTCGTCGCCGGGTACGCCGCCGTAGCCGGAGGCAAGGAGTTGCAGCTGTATGCCTGCATCGACGCCAACACCCCGGGCCTGGTGCGCGGCGATGCCGCGCGCATCCGGCAGATTCTCGCCAACCTGCTGAGCAATGCGCTGAAGTTCACCGATATCGGCCGCGTGGTGCTGCGCTTGCGCATCGTGGCTGACGAGTCCGGCGAGACGGCCCTGCAATGGCAGGTGACGGATACCGGCATCGGCATGTCCGATGCGCAGCAGCAGCGCCTGTTCGAGCCCTTCTACCAGGCCCACGGCCATGAACACACGGTCAGCGGCACCGGCCTGGGCCTGTCGATCTGCGCGCGGCTGAGCCAACTGATGGGCGGTCAGCTACGCGTGGTGAGCGAAACCGGGCTGGGCAGCAGCTTCACCTTTACCCTGGCGCTGCCTGTTCTGGAGCGCGCCCAGCCGCTGGCCGACAGCGCGCCGCTGCTGCCGCAGCCGGTGTATGTGCGGGCGCCGGTCAAGGAGCTGGCGCAGAACCTGGCCGCGTGGATCGACGGCTGGGGAGGTTCGGCGCTGGTCCAGGAAGAGTTGCCGGCGGATACCCCGTCCGGTGCGGTGCTGCTGGACCTTCTCGAAGCCGGCAGCGAGCCGTTGTGGAGCGGGCCGCGTGTCTGCGCGCTGGCCGAGGCGGGCGCGCAGCCAATGGCGTCGGCCCTGGGCTGGGAGGTCAGCCTTTACCACCTCGCCGGCATCGCCCAGGCTTTGCGTCTGGCGCAACAGGGCGGAGCAGGCCAGACGCGCCAGCCACCCCGTGCTGCCCGGCTGGGCAAGCTCGGCCTGCGGGTATTGGTGGCCGAGGACAATCCGATCAATCAGGCGCTGCTCAAGGAGCAGCTCGAGGAGCTGGGCTGCCGCGTCACCCTCACCAGCAACGGCCGCGAGGCCCTGCAGCGCTGGGCGCCCGGTGCTTTCGACGCGCTGTTGACCGACGTGAACATGCCGATAATGAATGGCTACGAGCTGGTGGGCGAGCTGCGCCGCCATGACAGTTGGCTGCCCATCATCGGCGTCACCGCCAATGCCCTGCGCGAGGAGGGTGAACGCTGCATGGCGGTGGGCATGAACGCCTGGCTGGTCAAACCGATGAGCCTGCGCACGCTGCACGACGGGCTGCTCAAGGTGTGCGGCTGTGCGGCGGCTCAGCCGTCGGAGAGCGAGGTGCATGCCGAGTCGCCGGCGCAGGACCGCATTCAGGTCTCGGAAAAGATGCGCGACCTGTTCCTGCGCACCATGCGCCAGGACATGCAGGGCGTGACCGACGCCCTGCATGGCAATGATCTGGCGACCGTCCGTCAGCAGGTGCATCGCCTGCGTGGCGCGCTGGCGGTGGTCCAGGCCCATGGGCTCAGTGATGCCTGCGGTGCGGTGGAGGAGGCGCTGATTGCGCAGCCCGCCGGGCCGGAACTGTCTGCGGCGGTGACGACGCTGATGGGACGAATCGAGGTGGCCCTGGCCAGCCTCTGA
- a CDS encoding EAL domain-containing protein translates to MRHQRILIVEDQPFQREYLLNLFREQGAVELRAAEDGAEALRWLEQERFDLVVSDLMMPGLDGVQLIQRLAALSHPPLLAIMSSASRPLMGSACMVARAHGITVLEQIAKPVRAPVVRRLLEKLVSRLEREELHRAPAIPVPTREELVLALEQRQFCAWFQPKASLIDGRIVAAEALVRWVHPRHGVLQPGSFMAALTAAGLDEALLWTVLEQALQAQADWGQLGFHLSVAVNLPTHLLDDADLPDRLAAFVAARGGVPAHIVFELLECSSTATPANYYAGTCRLRMKGFGLAQDDFGQGYSSLYNLVSTPFTELKIDRALVHGCVDDDGLAAALESIVKLGRQLGLEVIAEGVEHPEELALLRRLRCDCAQGFLFSEAVPQDVFTRQLLQERTAMAH, encoded by the coding sequence GTGCGACATCAGCGAATCCTGATCGTTGAAGATCAACCCTTTCAGCGCGAATACCTGCTCAACCTGTTCCGCGAGCAGGGCGCCGTGGAGCTGCGCGCTGCCGAGGACGGCGCCGAAGCGCTGCGCTGGCTGGAGCAGGAGCGATTCGACCTGGTGGTCAGCGACCTGATGATGCCGGGGCTGGACGGCGTGCAGCTGATCCAGCGGCTGGCCGCACTGAGCCATCCGCCGCTGCTGGCGATCATGAGTTCAGCGTCGCGCCCGCTGATGGGCAGTGCCTGCATGGTGGCCCGCGCCCATGGCATCACCGTGCTGGAGCAGATCGCCAAGCCTGTCCGCGCGCCGGTGGTTCGTCGTCTGCTGGAGAAACTGGTCTCACGCCTGGAGCGCGAAGAGCTGCATCGCGCACCGGCGATCCCCGTGCCTACCCGAGAAGAGCTGGTACTCGCGCTGGAACAGCGGCAGTTCTGCGCCTGGTTCCAGCCCAAGGCCTCGCTGATCGACGGGCGCATCGTCGCGGCAGAAGCGCTGGTGCGCTGGGTGCATCCACGCCACGGCGTGCTGCAACCGGGCAGCTTCATGGCCGCGTTGACCGCCGCCGGGCTGGACGAGGCGCTGCTCTGGACGGTGCTCGAGCAGGCACTGCAGGCGCAGGCCGACTGGGGCCAACTGGGCTTCCACCTGTCGGTGGCGGTGAACCTGCCGACCCACCTGCTCGACGACGCCGACCTGCCGGATCGCCTCGCGGCTTTTGTCGCGGCCCGTGGCGGGGTTCCGGCGCATATAGTCTTCGAACTGCTCGAATGCAGCAGCACGGCGACCCCGGCCAACTACTATGCCGGCACCTGCCGTCTGCGGATGAAGGGCTTCGGCCTTGCGCAGGACGATTTCGGTCAAGGCTACAGCTCGCTGTACAACCTGGTCTCGACTCCTTTCACGGAGCTCAAGATCGATCGTGCGCTGGTGCATGGCTGCGTGGATGACGACGGGCTGGCGGCGGCGCTGGAGAGCATCGTCAAGCTCGGCCGGCAGCTGGGGCTGGAGGTGATCGCCGAAGGCGTCGAACACCCCGAGGAGCTTGCCCTGCTGCGCCGGCTGCGTTGCGATTGCGCCCAGGGCTTCCTGTTTTCCGAGGCGGTTCCGCAGGACGTGTTCACCCGCCAGTTGCTCCAGGAGCGCACCGCCATGGCTCATTGA
- a CDS encoding ATP-binding protein gives MKLKQFLRRQDSSFSTPKAARKLLRLLAGVVIACLFFTLSLFLAASFNGEVSQLRRQMNAAMYEAQDYLGQRESLLEHISRGVTWKAREPLVQWRQLSVPVPPHEQVFVTLGESGSSWSLALSGRDLSEMEAKRLNLVYVSPAPNRSVTRLYGAPALNAVVPPSVLEALGQPGTPREERQVRWLADPTDPQVRQYLFTRVTGEEDNGWLGLELFGADLSAAFGVPEAGRFLLLDRDHRAILGSAVTPQLGLQFSDLWKGDNFAFSGAGLLPSHLALLKHLGSSDWSLVYYFNLSELLVPMWPRVLASLAFLLGCSLLVWGMCRRINRRLIGPAQHRLNALVENEGFHRAMIQTAPVALCVLRRNDAEVVLENRLAQQWLGCGDERRYWSHGWLERGFNSGEKGGSEEVETHTGRHLYLSYTPTRYKGEEVLCCAFSDISARKQTEAALAEAKRLSDAANEAKTLFLATMSHEIRTPLYGVLGTLELLGRTALDHQQSGYLRAIQRSSSTLLQLISDVLDVSKIEVGQLGLEPVEFSPLELTLDTVQSYAATARAKGLQIYACCDSQMPERVLGDATRIRQILNNLLSNAVKFTDSGRIVLRVRSEPDEGWYDTLHWQVADTGIGIPADQQEHLFDAFYQVSGHARVAGGTGLGLSICKRLTELMGGQLRVVSDVGLGSSFALSLPLQCVDRQASNEPRLCNSMVWVHAPTRELAESLCGWVTRWGARAQVVACDQPVEEDATSVLLDLRFNPHDRAPLPTWRGCRVLVTDLGGEQPRQEGCDWHVGRYNLQGMRRALAAAQGCVSADAARLAEALPDIGLGLRVLLVEDNPINQLILRDQLETLGCMAELAVDGRQALTRWQPDAFDVVLTDVNMPHLNGYELARALRQRGYRGPIIGATANAMHEENERCLAAGMNLCLLKPVDLRTLRQCLTSLPAEVPSCDISES, from the coding sequence ATGAAACTCAAGCAGTTCCTTCGTCGCCAGGATTCTTCCTTTTCCACCCCGAAGGCAGCCCGAAAGCTCCTTCGTCTGCTGGCCGGGGTGGTGATCGCCTGCCTGTTCTTCACGCTCAGCCTGTTCCTCGCTGCGAGCTTCAACGGCGAAGTCTCGCAGTTGCGGCGCCAGATGAATGCGGCCATGTACGAGGCCCAGGACTACCTGGGGCAGCGTGAGTCGCTGCTGGAACACATCAGCCGGGGCGTGACCTGGAAAGCCCGCGAACCGCTGGTGCAGTGGCGCCAGTTGAGTGTGCCGGTGCCACCCCACGAGCAGGTTTTCGTCACCCTGGGCGAGTCAGGCTCCAGCTGGAGCCTGGCGCTGTCTGGGCGCGACCTGTCGGAGATGGAAGCCAAGCGGCTGAACCTGGTTTATGTCTCGCCCGCCCCGAATCGTTCGGTGACGCGGCTGTACGGGGCACCGGCGCTCAACGCCGTGGTGCCGCCGTCGGTGCTCGAAGCGCTGGGGCAGCCCGGTACGCCGAGGGAGGAGCGGCAGGTGCGCTGGCTCGCCGACCCGACCGACCCGCAGGTGCGGCAGTATCTGTTCACCCGCGTGACCGGCGAGGAGGATAATGGCTGGCTGGGCCTGGAACTGTTCGGCGCCGATCTGTCTGCGGCGTTCGGCGTGCCCGAGGCCGGGCGCTTTCTGTTGCTGGACCGTGATCACCGGGCGATCCTCGGCAGCGCGGTCACGCCGCAGCTAGGCCTGCAGTTCAGCGACCTGTGGAAGGGCGACAATTTTGCCTTCAGTGGTGCCGGCCTGCTGCCCAGCCACCTGGCGCTGCTCAAGCACCTGGGCAGTTCCGACTGGTCGCTCGTCTACTACTTCAATCTCTCCGAGCTGCTGGTGCCAATGTGGCCCCGGGTGCTGGCCTCGCTGGCTTTCCTGCTGGGTTGCTCGCTGCTGGTCTGGGGTATGTGCCGGCGTATCAACCGGCGCCTGATCGGCCCGGCGCAGCATCGCCTGAATGCACTGGTGGAGAACGAGGGTTTCCACCGCGCAATGATCCAGACCGCGCCGGTAGCGCTCTGTGTGCTGCGCCGCAACGATGCCGAGGTGGTGCTGGAGAACCGTCTTGCCCAGCAATGGCTCGGCTGCGGCGACGAACGCCGCTACTGGAGCCACGGCTGGCTGGAACGGGGCTTCAACAGTGGTGAAAAGGGTGGTTCGGAGGAGGTGGAAACCCACACCGGGCGGCACCTCTACCTGAGCTACACGCCGACCCGCTACAAGGGCGAGGAAGTGTTGTGCTGCGCCTTCAGCGACATCAGCGCGCGCAAGCAGACCGAAGCCGCGCTGGCCGAAGCCAAGCGTTTGTCCGACGCCGCCAACGAGGCCAAGACGCTGTTCCTGGCGACCATGAGCCATGAAATCCGCACACCGCTGTATGGCGTGCTCGGTACCCTGGAGCTGCTCGGCCGCACGGCGCTGGATCATCAGCAGTCCGGCTACCTGCGCGCGATCCAGCGCTCATCTTCGACCTTGCTGCAATTGATCAGTGACGTGCTCGACGTATCGAAGATCGAGGTCGGCCAACTGGGCCTGGAACCGGTGGAATTCTCGCCGCTGGAGCTGACCCTGGACACGGTCCAGTCCTACGCCGCCACCGCCCGCGCCAAGGGCCTGCAAATCTATGCCTGCTGCGATTCGCAGATGCCCGAGCGGGTGCTGGGTGACGCCACGCGTATCCGCCAGATCCTCAATAACCTGTTGAGCAATGCGGTGAAGTTCACCGACAGCGGGCGCATCGTTCTGCGAGTCCGCTCGGAGCCGGACGAGGGCTGGTATGACACGCTGCACTGGCAGGTGGCTGACACCGGTATCGGTATCCCTGCGGACCAGCAGGAGCATCTGTTCGATGCCTTCTACCAGGTTTCCGGCCACGCGCGCGTAGCCGGTGGCACGGGCCTTGGTCTGTCGATCTGCAAGCGCCTCACCGAACTGATGGGCGGGCAGCTGCGAGTCGTCAGCGACGTCGGCCTGGGCAGCAGCTTCGCCCTCAGCCTGCCCCTGCAATGCGTGGACCGGCAAGCCAGCAACGAGCCCCGACTGTGCAACTCGATGGTGTGGGTACATGCGCCGACCCGCGAACTGGCCGAGAGCCTATGCGGCTGGGTCACTCGCTGGGGAGCGCGGGCCCAGGTGGTGGCCTGCGATCAGCCTGTCGAGGAAGACGCCACCAGTGTGCTGCTGGACCTGCGCTTCAACCCCCACGACCGCGCGCCGCTGCCCACCTGGCGTGGCTGCCGGGTGCTGGTGACCGACCTGGGCGGCGAGCAGCCGCGCCAGGAGGGCTGCGACTGGCATGTGGGCCGCTACAACCTCCAGGGAATGCGCCGCGCTCTGGCGGCGGCGCAGGGGTGTGTCAGCGCAGACGCGGCGCGGCTGGCCGAGGCCCTGCCCGACATCGGCCTCGGCCTGCGCGTGCTGCTGGTGGAGGACAACCCGATCAACCAATTGATCCTGCGTGACCAGCTGGAAACTCTCGGCTGCATGGCCGAGCTCGCCGTCGACGGCCGGCAGGCGCTCACGCGCTGGCAGCCGGATGCTTTCGACGTGGTGCTCACTGACGTCAACATGCCCCATCTCAATGGCTATGAGCTGGCTCGTGCGTTGCGCCAGCGCGGCTATCGCGGGCCGATCATCGGCGCTACCGCCAACGCCATGCACGAGGAAAACGAACGTTGCCTCGCCGCTGGCATGAATCTCTGCCTGCTCAAGCCGGTGGACCTGCGCACTTTGCGCCAATGCCTGACCAGCCTGCCCGCGGAGGTGCCGTCGTGCGACATCAGCGAATCCTGA
- a CDS encoding type II toxin-antitoxin system RelE family toxin, with the protein MSFASSDPQYRLAFNTSALKEWKKLKGPLKAQFIRKLDERLRNPHVPSARLHGAANRYKIKLASMGYRLVYEVFDDQVVVLVIAVGKRERGDVYKAAQKR; encoded by the coding sequence ATGAGCTTCGCCAGCTCTGATCCGCAGTATCGTCTGGCCTTCAACACCTCGGCGCTCAAGGAGTGGAAGAAGCTCAAGGGCCCGTTGAAGGCGCAGTTCATCCGCAAGCTCGATGAGCGTTTGCGTAATCCCCATGTCCCGTCGGCGCGCCTGCACGGCGCGGCCAATCGTTACAAGATCAAGCTAGCCTCGATGGGTTACCGACTGGTGTATGAAGTCTTCGATGACCAGGTGGTCGTGCTGGTCATTGCTGTGGGGAAACGGGAGCGCGGCGACGTCTACAAGGCTGCGCAGAAGCGCTGA
- a CDS encoding type II toxin-antitoxin system Phd/YefM family antitoxin: MPHSMLADVTASITELKKDPMGTVAAGMGHAVAILNRNEPVFYAVPADEYERMMELLDDLQLGRIAEQRKDEPRVEVTLDELRQL, from the coding sequence ATGCCCCATTCCATGCTGGCGGATGTTACCGCTTCCATCACCGAGCTGAAGAAGGATCCCATGGGCACTGTCGCTGCTGGCATGGGACACGCCGTTGCCATTCTCAACCGCAATGAGCCGGTGTTCTATGCAGTGCCGGCCGACGAGTACGAGCGCATGATGGAACTGCTCGACGACCTGCAGCTCGGTCGGATCGCCGAGCAGCGCAAGGATGAACCGAGAGTGGAAGTCACCCTCGATGAGCTTCGCCAGCTCTGA